Proteins encoded within one genomic window of Bradyrhizobium sp. 186:
- a CDS encoding Fe2+-dependent dioxygenase — protein sequence MLTCIEGVLSKDDVADFRRIMDASEWEDGRSTAGAQSAMVKRNEQLPPDSEVARKLGNRIISALTSNPRFLAAAIPLQIFPPLFNRYAANSGHHFGLHVDNAIRGDRLTGLRIRTDLSVTLFLSEPEEYDGGELVIEDTYGSHEVKLPAGDCVLYPSTSLHLVTPVTRGTRVASFFWLQSMIRDDQARSMIFDLDTAIQALVGRLGRDDPETVKLTGIYHNLIRYWAEV from the coding sequence ATGCTGACATGCATAGAAGGCGTCCTGAGCAAAGATGATGTGGCGGATTTCCGCCGCATCATGGACGCCAGCGAATGGGAGGACGGCCGCTCCACCGCCGGCGCGCAGTCGGCCATGGTCAAGCGCAACGAGCAGTTGCCGCCGGACAGCGAGGTCGCGCGCAAGCTGGGCAACCGCATCATTTCGGCGTTGACGTCGAATCCGCGGTTCCTGGCGGCGGCGATCCCGCTGCAGATATTCCCGCCGCTGTTCAACCGCTATGCGGCGAACAGCGGCCACCATTTCGGCCTGCATGTCGACAATGCGATCCGCGGCGATCGCCTGACCGGCCTTCGCATCCGCACAGACCTGTCGGTCACGCTGTTCCTCAGCGAGCCGGAGGAGTACGATGGTGGCGAACTTGTGATCGAGGACACCTACGGCTCGCACGAAGTGAAGTTGCCAGCGGGGGACTGCGTGCTCTATCCCTCGACCAGCCTGCATCTTGTCACCCCGGTGACCCGGGGAACGCGGGTTGCGTCTTTCTTCTGGCTTCAGAGCATGATACGTGACGACCAAGCCCGTAGCATGATCTTTGACCTCGACACCGCCATTCAGGCGCTGGTGGGACGGCTCGGGCGTGACGATCCCGAAACGGTCAAATTGACGGGTATCTATCACAACCTCATTCGCTACTGGGCCGAAGTATGA
- the exbB gene encoding tonB-system energizer ExbB, translating to MKSTSFQASLAAAVMLAAAWLASPVSAQQQTQPAAPVASTATAPAAPAAAAPTASTPDGASVDAGGRTLKSAAPMMKELSPWVMFMSADIIVKAVMIGLAFASLVTWTVFIAKSIELSVASAKLRSALKKVAEARSLAEAQMALGAKEGILPSFLAAALREARMSAGISSDTGIKERAASSFAEIVRAEQRRIRIGMGVLATIGATSPFVGLFGTVWGIMNSFIGISKSQTTNLAVVAPGIAEALLATAIGLVAAIPAVIIYNHFSRVTKSYLELVSRASGASGRLLSRDLDRSHGSVHSRAAE from the coding sequence ATGAAGAGCACATCTTTCCAAGCAAGCCTTGCCGCAGCCGTGATGCTGGCGGCCGCCTGGCTCGCGTCTCCTGTTTCCGCCCAGCAACAAACCCAGCCGGCGGCGCCAGTGGCCTCGACGGCTACCGCGCCCGCTGCGCCGGCAGCCGCCGCACCGACGGCCTCGACGCCCGACGGAGCATCCGTCGACGCGGGCGGCCGCACATTGAAGTCGGCCGCGCCGATGATGAAGGAACTGTCGCCCTGGGTGATGTTCATGTCTGCGGACATCATCGTGAAGGCGGTGATGATTGGGCTCGCCTTCGCCTCGCTCGTGACCTGGACCGTCTTCATCGCCAAGTCGATCGAACTGTCGGTCGCGTCCGCCAAGCTTCGTTCGGCGCTGAAGAAGGTCGCGGAAGCGCGCTCGCTCGCGGAAGCGCAGATGGCGCTCGGCGCCAAGGAGGGCATCTTGCCGTCCTTCCTGGCGGCGGCACTGCGCGAGGCGCGGATGTCGGCGGGCATCTCCAGCGATACCGGCATCAAGGAGCGCGCGGCTTCGAGCTTCGCCGAGATCGTGCGCGCAGAACAGCGACGCATCCGCATCGGCATGGGCGTGCTCGCGACCATCGGCGCCACGTCGCCCTTCGTCGGCCTGTTCGGCACGGTCTGGGGCATCATGAACAGCTTCATCGGCATCTCCAAGTCGCAGACGACGAACCTCGCCGTGGTCGCGCCCGGCATCGCCGAAGCGCTGCTCGCCACCGCGATCGGTCTCGTCGCCGCCATCCCCGCCGTCATCATCTACAACCACTTTTCGCGCGTGACGAAGAGCTATCTCGAGCTCGTCAGCCGCGCCTCGGGCGCATCGGGGCGGCTCTTGTCGCGCGATCTCGATCGCAGCCACGGCAGCGTGCATTCGCGCGCGGCGGAGTGA
- the exbD gene encoding TonB system transport protein ExbD has translation MGASIADNDVDDDDFSETHEINVTPFIDVMLVLLIIFMVAAPLSTVDLPIDLPTSTSTPQKKPDKPTYVTIKPDLSVAIGETFVKRVELVGALDNTADMSRDKYIFLRADRAVPYGELMEVLEFLNKGGYSRVKLVTLEGVPGAAPPQDAPAAAPKP, from the coding sequence ATGGGCGCTTCGATTGCAGACAACGACGTCGATGACGACGATTTCTCCGAGACGCATGAGATCAACGTCACGCCGTTCATCGACGTCATGCTGGTGCTGCTGATCATCTTCATGGTCGCTGCTCCGCTCTCGACGGTCGACCTGCCGATCGACTTGCCGACGTCGACGTCGACGCCCCAGAAGAAGCCGGACAAGCCGACCTATGTCACCATCAAGCCGGATCTTTCGGTGGCGATCGGGGAAACCTTCGTCAAGCGTGTCGAACTGGTCGGTGCGCTCGACAACACAGCGGATATGAGCAGGGACAAATACATCTTCCTGCGCGCCGACCGCGCCGTGCCGTATGGCGAACTGATGGAGGTGCTGGAGTTCCTGAACAAGGGGGGCTATTCCAGGGTCAAGCTGGTGACGCTGGAGGGTGTCCCGGGGGCCGCGCCCCCGCAGGACGCGCCTGCGGCAGCACCGAAGCCGTGA
- a CDS encoding TonB family protein: MSDLELKPSRKLWVIAAVGAVALHLGGAALALANLRGDEQDFIADPQGIEVGLEAMSPNGEPSELPPGPDSNESVASPELTEQKAELKESSLPKDIPTETEEADRAVALNETKKPVEEDIKTPAVPTNASVASPAAEATAMPTSDAEKKSDRSVRIRQGWEKDLVAHLDRHKRYPKGLFKAAELSVRLTLDRLGHVISVAIEKGSGDPAFDDAAIGMVTRSDPVPTPPALVADDGLTFVLPVIFRKNEKAGKAEAAARPSAQRQ; the protein is encoded by the coding sequence ATGTCCGATCTCGAACTGAAACCGTCTCGCAAGCTGTGGGTGATCGCCGCAGTGGGCGCGGTTGCGCTCCATCTCGGGGGCGCGGCTCTGGCGCTCGCCAATTTGCGCGGCGACGAGCAGGACTTCATCGCCGATCCGCAAGGTATCGAAGTGGGTCTGGAGGCGATGTCTCCCAATGGCGAACCCAGCGAGTTGCCGCCGGGACCAGACTCGAACGAGTCCGTGGCGTCGCCCGAGCTGACCGAGCAGAAGGCGGAACTCAAGGAAAGCAGCCTTCCGAAGGATATCCCGACGGAGACCGAGGAGGCCGACCGGGCTGTGGCGCTGAACGAGACCAAGAAGCCGGTCGAGGAAGACATCAAAACCCCGGCTGTCCCGACTAACGCCTCAGTAGCTTCACCTGCGGCCGAAGCGACGGCGATGCCGACGTCCGACGCCGAGAAGAAGAGCGACCGCTCCGTTCGCATCCGCCAGGGCTGGGAAAAGGACCTGGTCGCGCATCTCGACCGGCACAAGCGCTATCCCAAGGGCCTGTTCAAGGCCGCTGAACTCTCGGTCCGGCTGACGCTCGATCGGCTCGGGCATGTGATCTCGGTCGCCATCGAGAAGGGCTCTGGCGATCCGGCCTTCGACGACGCAGCCATCGGAATGGTCACGCGCTCCGATCCCGTACCGACGCCACCGGCGCTGGTCGCAGACGATGGGCTGACATTCGTCTTGCCGGTGATCTTCAGGAAGAACGAGAAGGCGGGCAAGGCTGAGGCCGCGGCGCGCCCCTCGGCTCAGCGCCAGTAA
- a CDS encoding site-2 protease family protein, which yields MNISLYDLSVWVLPLLLAITFHEAAHGFVAHRLGDNTAWKLGRVSFNPLRHIDPFGTLILPAMLLFAHSPFLFGYAKPVPVNFRNLNNPRLDMVWVALAGPVTNILLALLTALALHALPWAPANSAQWIFDNLKNALVINAVLAVFNMMPIPPLDGGRVAVGLLPRPLALALARLEPFGMLILIGLLILLPLAGSQFGLNLDAISAILRTLTGYVIQAVLFLTGNA from the coding sequence GTGAATATTTCCCTCTATGACCTCTCGGTCTGGGTGTTGCCGCTGTTGCTCGCCATCACCTTCCACGAAGCCGCGCACGGCTTTGTCGCGCATCGCCTCGGCGACAACACCGCATGGAAGCTCGGCCGCGTCAGCTTCAATCCGCTCCGGCACATCGACCCGTTCGGCACCTTGATCCTGCCGGCGATGCTGCTGTTTGCGCATTCGCCGTTCCTGTTCGGCTATGCCAAGCCGGTGCCGGTGAATTTCCGCAATCTCAACAACCCCAGGCTCGACATGGTCTGGGTGGCGCTGGCGGGGCCCGTCACCAACATCCTGCTGGCGCTCCTGACGGCTCTCGCCCTCCACGCTCTGCCCTGGGCGCCGGCCAACTCGGCGCAATGGATCTTCGACAACCTCAAAAATGCACTGGTGATCAACGCCGTCCTGGCCGTCTTCAACATGATGCCGATCCCGCCGCTCGATGGCGGACGGGTCGCGGTCGGGCTATTGCCCCGGCCGCTCGCCCTGGCGCTGGCCCGACTCGAGCCGTTCGGTATGCTGATCCTGATCGGACTGCTGATTTTGCTGCCGCTGGCCGGTTCCCAGTTCGGTCTAAATCTTGATGCTATTTCAGCAATACTGCGAACGTTGACCGGTTATGTGATTCAGGCTGTTCTCTTCCTGACCGGCAATGCGTAG
- a CDS encoding LysR family transcriptional regulator: MNVSDLDPDLLKAFLAVAEHRSFTHAAATLNRTQSAVSVQIRRLEERLDAKLFHRTRAGVAPTAAGEELRVYARRILALNAEAIGALRARKTEAVVRLGVMDDYGTIVIPPLLASFAKSHPPVQVEIETGLTATMPARLGEAYDLVIAMHPQGRGDGELLRREQAVWAAAAAYPAGTQDPLPVALYPPGCLFRQWAAEALDAAGRPWRLAYVSRTLAAVESIAAAGLAGHGGQGRHPTPSPSPPLRARRPAAVTCGRHPPPPRAQPIARRGAAGGSFTAWHFRIGHHMLTCSVAAPPVWLGRLQGRIQNRDR; encoded by the coding sequence ATGAACGTCTCCGATCTCGACCCCGATCTTCTGAAGGCCTTTCTCGCAGTCGCCGAGCATCGCTCGTTCACGCACGCGGCCGCGACGCTCAACCGGACCCAATCGGCGGTGAGCGTCCAGATCAGGCGCCTGGAGGAGCGGCTCGATGCAAAACTGTTTCACCGCACCAGGGCCGGCGTCGCGCCGACCGCGGCGGGCGAAGAGCTACGCGTCTATGCGAGGCGCATCCTCGCCCTCAATGCCGAGGCAATCGGAGCGCTCCGCGCGCGCAAGACCGAAGCCGTGGTTCGCCTCGGCGTGATGGACGATTATGGCACGATCGTCATTCCGCCCCTGCTGGCGAGCTTTGCCAAAAGCCATCCGCCGGTCCAGGTCGAGATTGAGACCGGGCTGACCGCGACGATGCCCGCACGGCTTGGCGAAGCCTACGACCTCGTCATCGCCATGCATCCGCAAGGACGCGGTGACGGCGAGTTGCTGAGGCGCGAGCAGGCGGTATGGGCGGCGGCCGCCGCCTATCCGGCCGGGACGCAAGATCCGCTGCCTGTCGCGCTTTACCCGCCGGGCTGCCTGTTCCGCCAATGGGCTGCTGAGGCCCTCGATGCCGCCGGCCGGCCGTGGCGCCTTGCCTATGTCAGCCGAACCTTGGCAGCGGTCGAGTCGATCGCGGCCGCGGGCCTTGCGGGTCACGGTGGTCAAGGCCGGCACCCTACCCCCTCGCCTTCGCCCCCTCTGCGCGCGCGACGGCCTGCCGCCGTTACCTGCGGCAGACATCCGCCTCCACCGCGCGCGCAGCCTATCGCGCGCCGGGGCGCTGCTGGCGGATCATTTACAGCGTGGCATTTCAGAATCGGCCACCATATGTTGACCTGCAGCGTCGCTGCACCGCCGGTTTGGCTGGGTCGGCTGCAAGGCCGCATACAAAACCGGGACAGATAA
- a CDS encoding DMT family transporter codes for MGEISGVLAAVLSSGLGGTSIGATRYLVSVIDPLAIGSFRFGIGFLLLLPLTFLRGDRWPERGDWGAVVALGFLFFALFPVLFNASLIFTTAARGALALSTLPLLTLVIGAALGSEALTWRKSVGVVVATLGVAVALLSDLTSAPVGAWRGDLLMVAAALCMALYGIWSRPLIRRSSPIAFTTMSMAAGAASLILLSCFRGSFAPVMSFGAPQWLAAFYLGAFGAALTFHLWAFALERTTPTRVAISVTVNPITASLVGAYLLHEPLRWNLAAGIVAVFAGIWIATTTGHRIQAASASASNRS; via the coding sequence GTGGGCGAAATCTCTGGCGTTTTGGCCGCCGTGCTGTCGAGCGGGTTGGGCGGGACCTCGATCGGCGCCACGCGCTATCTCGTCAGTGTAATCGATCCGCTCGCGATCGGTTCATTCCGGTTCGGCATCGGCTTTCTGTTGCTGTTGCCTCTGACGTTCCTGAGGGGCGATCGCTGGCCGGAGCGAGGGGACTGGGGCGCCGTGGTTGCCCTCGGCTTTCTGTTCTTCGCCCTGTTTCCGGTCCTGTTCAATGCATCGCTCATCTTCACGACCGCGGCGCGCGGCGCGCTCGCTTTGTCGACGCTTCCCCTGTTAACGCTGGTGATCGGGGCGGCGCTCGGCAGCGAAGCCCTGACGTGGCGCAAATCGGTCGGTGTCGTGGTGGCGACGCTGGGCGTTGCGGTCGCGCTTCTCTCCGACCTGACTTCGGCACCGGTTGGCGCCTGGCGCGGCGATCTGCTGATGGTCGCTGCCGCGCTGTGCATGGCGCTGTACGGCATCTGGTCGCGGCCCCTGATCCGGCGCTCCAGCCCGATCGCCTTCACCACCATGAGCATGGCGGCGGGCGCGGCCAGCCTCATCCTGCTCTCGTGTTTTCGCGGCAGCTTTGCGCCGGTTATGAGTTTCGGCGCGCCGCAATGGCTGGCGGCGTTCTATCTCGGTGCCTTCGGTGCCGCGCTGACCTTCCATCTCTGGGCCTTCGCGCTGGAACGAACGACGCCGACGCGCGTGGCGATCTCGGTGACGGTCAATCCGATCACGGCATCGCTGGTCGGGGCCTACCTGCTGCACGAGCCGCTGCGCTGGAATCTGGCGGCTGGCATCGTCGCGGTATTTGCCGGGATATGGATCGCCACGACGACGGGGCATCGCATTCAGGCCGCCAGCGCGTCCGCTTCAAACCGATCCTGA
- a CDS encoding GFA family protein — MIREGGCLCGAVRFKAEGEPLNVRVCHCRNCQKAMGSPFFARAQFDQTALTVEGDTGRYASSENIDRVFCKRCGTRLFSWRRNGTLAGVALATFDDRNAFAPSDHIWVSEKIAWLKLDDGLLQYPTTIPA; from the coding sequence ATGATCCGGGAAGGCGGATGCCTGTGCGGCGCGGTGCGGTTCAAGGCCGAGGGTGAGCCGCTCAACGTCCGCGTCTGCCATTGCCGCAACTGCCAGAAGGCGATGGGCTCGCCCTTCTTCGCCCGTGCGCAGTTCGACCAGACCGCGTTAACCGTCGAGGGCGACACCGGGCGCTATGCGTCGTCCGAGAACATCGACCGCGTGTTCTGCAAGCGCTGCGGCACACGACTGTTCTCCTGGCGGCGCAACGGCACGCTGGCGGGCGTCGCGCTCGCCACCTTCGACGACCGCAACGCCTTTGCGCCGAGCGACCACATTTGGGTCTCGGAGAAAATCGCCTGGCTGAAGCTCGACGACGGCCTGCTGCAATATCCGACGACGATCCCGGCATGA
- a CDS encoding serine hydrolase domain-containing protein, which translates to MKLGRRDIVKLAAGACALPLLPRGALAQLAPNPASIRPPSSAERAAMARLARAFMDKYDVPAFSFAIGYAGTVVHQDAFGLADREQNEAATPRHLFRIASVSKMITSVTIFRLIEENRVKLADRVFGPGAILGTDYGQPPYSAGIDQITLEHLLTHTAGGWSNDNRDPMFTHPRMDRAQLISWTLANRPLDRPPGQGYAYSNFGYCVVGRIIEKLTGQAYAEHVRAEVLARCGVTDMTIAGNTRDQRQAGEVAYYSRGESPYDMDVRRMDSHGGWIATPTDLVQFLMHVDGYARPANILRPRTIQVMTIAPSYSPDYAKGFCINKFDNWWHNGSLPGTSTIAVRTHGGFCWAAFTNTRRANTKMDGDLDELNWTMARQVGEWRVA; encoded by the coding sequence ATGAAGCTTGGGCGTCGGGATATCGTAAAACTCGCAGCGGGCGCATGCGCGCTGCCGCTGCTTCCGCGCGGCGCGCTCGCACAACTGGCGCCCAATCCGGCGAGCATACGCCCGCCGTCGTCAGCCGAGCGCGCGGCGATGGCGAGGCTGGCGCGTGCCTTCATGGACAAATATGACGTGCCGGCGTTCTCCTTTGCGATCGGCTATGCCGGCACGGTCGTCCATCAGGACGCCTTCGGTCTTGCCGATCGCGAGCAAAACGAAGCGGCGACGCCGCGGCACCTGTTCCGGATCGCCAGCGTCAGCAAGATGATCACCTCCGTCACGATCTTCCGCCTGATCGAGGAGAACCGCGTCAAGCTGGCGGACCGCGTCTTCGGCCCCGGCGCGATCCTCGGCACCGATTATGGCCAGCCGCCCTATTCTGCCGGCATCGACCAGATCACGCTCGAGCACCTGCTGACGCACACCGCGGGCGGCTGGAGCAACGACAACCGCGATCCCATGTTCACGCATCCGCGGATGGACCGTGCGCAATTGATCAGTTGGACGCTGGCCAACCGGCCGCTGGACCGCCCGCCAGGCCAGGGCTACGCCTACTCCAATTTCGGCTATTGCGTGGTGGGGCGGATCATCGAGAAGCTCACCGGCCAGGCCTATGCCGAGCACGTCCGCGCCGAGGTGCTCGCCCGTTGCGGCGTTACCGACATGACGATCGCGGGCAACACGCGCGACCAGCGCCAGGCCGGCGAGGTCGCCTATTACAGCCGCGGCGAAAGCCCGTACGACATGGACGTGAGGCGAATGGATTCCCACGGCGGCTGGATCGCCACGCCGACCGACCTCGTGCAGTTCCTGATGCATGTCGACGGCTACGCCAGGCCAGCGAACATCCTGCGGCCGCGCACCATCCAGGTCATGACCATCGCGCCCAGCTACAGCCCGGACTATGCCAAGGGCTTCTGCATCAACAAGTTCGACAATTGGTGGCACAATGGCAGCCTGCCGGGCACCAGCACCATCGCGGTCCGCACCCATGGCGGCTTCTGCTGGGCTGCCTTCACCAACACGAGGCGCGCGAATACGAAGATGGACGGTGATCTCGATGAGCTCAACTGGACCATGGCGCGCCAGGTCGGCGAATGGCGGGTGGCCTGA
- a CDS encoding SDR family NAD(P)-dependent oxidoreductase, with protein MNKIDLNGRVAIVTGGAQGFGRAITQRFVASGAKVAIWDFDAALAEKTAKEIGGDVRVFKVDITDTAGVEQARDATLAAFGKIDILVNNAGIAGINKPVWETDLEEWRKVLRINLDGPFICCKAVVPAMLKQKYGRIVNIASIAGKEGNPNASHYSASKAGLIALTKSLGKELAAHDILVNAVTPAAAKTAIFDQMTQQHIDFMLSKIPKGRFVLVEELAAMVAWLASEDCAFSTGAVFDISGGRATY; from the coding sequence ATGAACAAGATCGATCTCAACGGCCGCGTCGCCATCGTCACCGGCGGCGCGCAGGGTTTTGGCCGCGCCATCACCCAGCGCTTTGTCGCTTCCGGCGCCAAGGTCGCGATCTGGGACTTTGACGCCGCGCTTGCCGAAAAGACGGCGAAGGAGATCGGCGGCGACGTCCGCGTCTTCAAGGTCGACATCACCGACACCGCTGGCGTCGAACAGGCACGCGATGCGACGCTTGCCGCCTTCGGTAAGATCGACATCCTCGTCAACAATGCCGGTATTGCCGGCATCAACAAGCCGGTCTGGGAAACCGATCTCGAGGAATGGCGCAAGGTGCTGCGCATCAACCTCGACGGTCCCTTCATCTGCTGCAAGGCGGTCGTGCCCGCGATGCTCAAGCAGAAATACGGGCGGATCGTGAACATCGCCTCCATCGCCGGCAAGGAAGGCAATCCGAACGCGTCGCACTACTCGGCCTCCAAGGCCGGCCTGATCGCACTGACGAAATCGCTCGGCAAGGAGCTCGCCGCGCACGACATCCTGGTGAATGCGGTGACGCCGGCGGCGGCGAAAACCGCGATCTTCGACCAGATGACGCAGCAGCATATCGACTTCATGCTCTCGAAAATCCCCAAGGGCCGCTTCGTGCTGGTCGAGGAGCTTGCGGCGATGGTGGCCTGGCTCGCATCAGAAGATTGTGCCTTCTCCACCGGTGCTGTGTTTGATATTTCCGGTGGCCGGGCGACCTATTGA
- a CDS encoding SDR family oxidoreductase, producing MTDRLKGKRAVVTAAAAGIGRACAIAFAREGATVIATDINESGIASLTKEGIAETAKLDVRNTADVNAFAKRIGKIDILLNAAGFVHHGTILDCSEEDWDFSFDLNVKSMHRTIKAFLPLMLAGGGGSIVNISSCAALRPPANRYAYSASKAAVSLLTRAVALDFITQGIRCNSICPGTVETPSMLDRAAAQGPQGKEMFVSRQKMGRLGTADEIASMAVYLGSDESAFTTGVDLVVDGGYML from the coding sequence ATGACAGACCGCCTCAAGGGAAAGCGCGCTGTTGTCACGGCTGCTGCGGCAGGCATCGGGCGCGCATGCGCAATTGCCTTCGCGCGTGAAGGCGCAACCGTGATCGCTACCGACATCAATGAAAGCGGCATCGCCAGCCTGACCAAGGAAGGCATCGCCGAGACGGCAAAGCTCGACGTTCGCAACACCGCCGACGTCAACGCCTTTGCCAAGCGCATCGGCAAGATCGACATCCTGCTCAATGCGGCGGGCTTCGTGCACCACGGGACCATCCTGGACTGCTCGGAAGAGGATTGGGATTTTTCGTTCGACCTCAACGTCAAGTCCATGCACCGGACCATCAAAGCATTCCTGCCGCTGATGCTGGCAGGCGGCGGCGGCAGCATTGTCAACATCTCGTCCTGCGCGGCGCTGCGGCCGCCGGCCAACCGTTATGCCTACAGCGCATCCAAAGCCGCGGTGTCGCTGCTGACGCGCGCGGTTGCGCTCGACTTCATCACGCAAGGCATCCGCTGCAACAGCATCTGCCCCGGCACCGTCGAGACCCCCTCGATGCTCGACCGCGCCGCCGCCCAGGGGCCCCAGGGCAAGGAGATGTTCGTCTCCCGCCAGAAGATGGGCCGGCTCGGCACCGCAGACGAAATCGCGTCGATGGCGGTCTATCTCGGCAGTGACGAAAGCGCGTTTACCACCGGCGTCGACCTCGTCGTCGACGGCGGTTACATGCTCTGA
- a CDS encoding IlvD/Edd family dehydratase, with protein sequence MTKKPTNGHAPASNGSRRHLRSQEWFNNPHNPGMTALYMERYLNYGLTRAELQSGKPIIGIAQTGNDLSPCNRHHIELAHRVREGIREAGGIAMEFPTHPIQETGKRPTAALDRNLAYLGLVEILYGYPLDGVVLTTGCDKTTPACMMAAATVNLPAIVLSGGPMLNGWHAGERTGSGTIVWKSRERLAAGEIDYEEFMEIVASSAPSVGHCNTMGTASTMNGLAEALGFSLPGCAAIPAPYRERGQIAYETGKRIVEMVWEDLKPSDILTRKAFENCIVINSAIGGSTNAPIHINALARHIGVELTIDDWQKFGHDVPLLVNMQPAGFYLGEEFHRAGGVPAVVRELMQHKRIHEDAVTVNGRGIGENCANAPKPDNDVIWAYDKPLVKDAGFLVLKGNLFDSAIMKTSVISKEFRDRYLSNPKDLNAFEGRAIVFEGPEDYHARIDDAALDIDERCVLFIRGTGPIGYPGGAEVVNMQPPAALIKRGIHSLPCIGDGRQSGTSGSPSILNASPEAAANGGLAILKTGDKVRVDLNKGSANILISDDEVKKRHAELKANGGFKHPPNQTPWQEIYRNTVGQQSTGACMELATRYQNVAGTFGVARDNH encoded by the coding sequence ATGACAAAAAAGCCGACCAACGGGCATGCGCCCGCCAGCAACGGCAGCCGCCGCCATCTTCGCTCGCAGGAATGGTTCAACAACCCGCATAATCCGGGCATGACCGCGCTCTATATGGAGCGCTACCTGAACTACGGTCTCACCCGCGCCGAACTCCAGTCCGGCAAGCCGATCATCGGCATCGCCCAGACCGGCAACGACCTGTCGCCCTGCAACCGCCACCATATCGAGCTCGCGCACCGGGTTCGCGAAGGCATCCGCGAGGCCGGCGGCATCGCGATGGAATTCCCGACCCATCCGATCCAGGAGACCGGCAAGCGCCCGACCGCGGCGCTCGATCGCAATCTCGCCTATCTCGGCCTGGTCGAGATTCTGTACGGTTATCCGCTGGACGGCGTGGTGCTGACCACCGGCTGCGACAAGACCACGCCCGCCTGCATGATGGCCGCCGCGACCGTGAACCTGCCCGCCATCGTGCTGTCGGGCGGCCCAATGCTCAACGGCTGGCATGCCGGCGAGCGCACGGGCTCGGGCACCATCGTCTGGAAGTCGCGCGAGCGGCTCGCCGCGGGCGAGATCGACTATGAGGAGTTTATGGAGATCGTGGCCTCGTCCGCTCCGTCGGTCGGGCATTGCAACACCATGGGCACCGCCTCGACCATGAACGGACTTGCGGAAGCGCTCGGCTTCTCGCTGCCCGGATGCGCAGCGATCCCGGCGCCCTATCGCGAGCGCGGGCAGATCGCCTACGAGACGGGCAAGCGCATCGTCGAGATGGTCTGGGAGGACTTGAAGCCTTCGGACATCCTGACCCGCAAGGCGTTCGAGAACTGCATCGTGATCAACTCGGCGATCGGCGGCTCGACCAACGCGCCGATCCACATCAACGCGCTGGCGCGCCATATCGGCGTCGAGCTCACGATCGACGACTGGCAGAAATTCGGCCACGACGTGCCGCTGCTGGTGAACATGCAGCCGGCCGGCTTCTATCTCGGCGAGGAGTTTCACCGCGCCGGCGGCGTGCCGGCCGTGGTCCGCGAACTGATGCAGCACAAGCGCATCCATGAAGACGCGGTCACGGTGAACGGTCGCGGCATCGGCGAGAACTGCGCCAATGCGCCCAAACCCGACAACGACGTGATCTGGGCTTACGACAAGCCGCTGGTGAAGGACGCCGGCTTCCTGGTGCTGAAGGGCAATTTGTTCGATTCCGCGATCATGAAGACCAGCGTGATCTCCAAGGAGTTTCGCGACCGCTATCTCAGCAACCCGAAGGACCTCAACGCCTTCGAGGGCCGCGCCATCGTGTTCGAGGGACCGGAGGACTACCACGCGCGCATCGACGATGCCGCGCTCGACATCGACGAGCGCTGCGTGCTGTTCATCCGCGGCACCGGACCGATCGGTTATCCCGGCGGCGCCGAGGTCGTGAACATGCAGCCGCCGGCGGCGCTGATCAAACGCGGCATCCACTCCCTGCCCTGCATCGGCGACGGCCGCCAGTCCGGCACCTCAGGCTCGCCCTCGATCCTCAACGCCTCGCCGGAAGCCGCTGCCAATGGCGGGCTTGCGATTCTCAAGACCGGCGACAAGGTGCGCGTCGACCTCAACAAGGGCAGCGCCAACATCCTGATCTCCGACGACGAGGTGAAGAAGCGCCACGCCGAGCTGAAGGCCAATGGCGGCTTCAAGCATCCGCCGAACCAGACGCCGTGGCAGGAGATCTATCGCAACACCGTCGGCCAGCAATCGACCGGCGCCTGCATGGAGCTCGCCACGCGCTACCAGAACGTCGCGGGCACGTTTGGCGTCGCGCGGGATAATCACTAA